A genomic segment from Legionella micdadei encodes:
- a CDS encoding PD-(D/E)XK nuclease family protein has protein sequence MMNNPLSKKHLLTLMNNGATVITPNNRLSNELITGFFTINGTPVQDKPQCLPYSAFLQTEFKKLSHTYPKISHPSLLSASQFCYLWRQILTRHLYLVNEGLLQAVIETWTRCHFWQIDLTHPSFASTPQTRQFQQWAMEFLQELKRIDAITEPELANYLLTHKNYSHHEVIVWACFDDYTPQQRALQQYFAEEDCQLYHYDLEAKSSSPHFYAAQDETDEYQQLLRWITERLSKGEKRIAVVVPDLKAQAKRLLRLLQQQFSPEQFNISLGQSLADYPLVAHALCWLDLDGYQFSAEQARLLLHSSYLGHSQTEMLARAQLMEESKVLQEPCFEQTAFLKELDRFTPKLAELIRGIAPYPEKNPSSDWVIIFKKRLAALGFPGEYPLNSANYQCYQRFLSLFDEFKALQFISKEMTKTEALSALIHLAKSTIFQPKKAEASIQILGLLEAAGCTFNSLWVTGLTDQSLPKNARLSPYIPVSLQREKLMPHACLQRELQLAIKTLNRFTNSSDHVVYSYPRFSDDKPNMPSPLIAHLPPFPAIETANPVTTPFLVHNVENYQIPLAPSEKAAGGTAILANQAKCPFRAFAEHRLHAKTPLETSDGTDMKERGKIIHKIMELFWKDLKNQRSFLNLREDELEERIEQAIQQSLEPVIAKRNVSFSSLLQEVEFSRLKRLVYACLHWERLRPSFEIEALEQEFMIHLAGMDFRVRVDRLDKVEEGKKWVIDYKSSFPQSLPWKEERPKEPQLLLYALLDETINALLFAQLKTGQFSCKGLSEQNHNLPGLTPIKKDEHWAEYRESWKVQLQQLATEFSQGYCPPLPVSVSVCQQCHFQNLCRLEKPA, from the coding sequence ATGATGAATAACCCTCTTTCCAAAAAACACTTGCTTACCCTTATGAACAATGGGGCGACAGTTATTACGCCTAATAATCGGCTAAGTAATGAATTAATTACTGGTTTTTTTACTATCAATGGCACCCCCGTACAAGATAAACCGCAATGCCTCCCCTATTCTGCTTTTCTGCAAACCGAATTTAAGAAATTGAGCCATACCTATCCTAAAATTTCTCATCCATCCCTGTTATCAGCGTCACAGTTTTGTTATCTTTGGCGACAAATTCTTACAAGACACCTCTATCTTGTTAATGAAGGCTTACTACAAGCCGTAATAGAAACATGGACTCGTTGCCATTTTTGGCAAATTGATTTGACTCATCCCTCCTTTGCATCCACACCACAAACACGCCAATTTCAGCAATGGGCTATGGAGTTCCTGCAAGAACTTAAAAGAATCGATGCAATTACAGAGCCTGAATTAGCCAATTACTTACTTACACATAAAAACTATTCGCACCATGAAGTTATAGTGTGGGCTTGCTTTGATGATTACACGCCACAGCAGCGTGCATTACAGCAGTATTTCGCCGAAGAGGATTGTCAACTTTATCATTATGACCTAGAGGCTAAATCCAGTAGCCCTCATTTCTATGCTGCTCAAGATGAAACGGATGAATATCAACAATTGCTGCGCTGGATCACGGAACGCCTTTCTAAAGGAGAAAAACGAATCGCTGTTGTCGTTCCTGATCTAAAAGCCCAAGCAAAACGTTTGCTAAGACTTCTACAGCAACAGTTCTCACCAGAGCAATTTAATATTTCCCTTGGTCAATCTTTAGCAGATTACCCCTTAGTGGCTCATGCACTTTGCTGGCTTGACCTTGATGGTTATCAATTCAGTGCTGAGCAAGCACGCCTTCTGCTTCATTCCTCTTATCTTGGCCATTCGCAGACAGAAATGCTTGCTCGTGCTCAACTTATGGAGGAAAGCAAGGTGTTGCAAGAACCTTGTTTTGAGCAAACTGCCTTTCTTAAAGAGCTCGATCGCTTCACCCCAAAGTTAGCTGAACTAATAAGGGGCATCGCTCCATATCCTGAAAAAAACCCCTCTTCAGACTGGGTAATTATTTTTAAGAAACGCTTGGCTGCCTTAGGCTTCCCTGGCGAGTACCCGCTAAACTCGGCGAATTACCAATGCTATCAGCGGTTTTTATCCTTATTTGATGAATTTAAAGCTCTTCAATTCATTTCAAAAGAGATGACGAAAACCGAAGCATTATCTGCATTAATTCATTTGGCAAAATCAACCATTTTTCAACCTAAAAAGGCTGAAGCCAGCATTCAAATTCTTGGACTATTGGAGGCAGCAGGATGTACTTTTAATAGCTTGTGGGTGACTGGACTGACTGACCAATCTTTACCAAAAAATGCTAGACTTTCCCCCTACATTCCTGTTTCATTGCAACGTGAAAAATTGATGCCACATGCATGCCTTCAGCGCGAACTGCAATTAGCCATAAAAACACTAAACCGGTTCACTAACAGCAGCGATCATGTGGTTTACAGCTACCCTCGGTTCAGTGACGATAAACCCAATATGCCGAGTCCTTTAATAGCACATTTACCCCCATTTCCTGCAATCGAAACTGCTAACCCAGTAACCACCCCATTTTTAGTTCATAATGTAGAAAATTATCAAATACCTTTAGCTCCTAGCGAGAAAGCAGCGGGAGGTACTGCGATTTTAGCAAATCAAGCAAAATGCCCTTTCCGCGCTTTCGCAGAACATCGTTTACATGCTAAAACTCCCCTAGAAACTTCTGATGGGACTGATATGAAAGAAAGAGGGAAAATTATTCATAAAATCATGGAATTATTCTGGAAGGATTTAAAAAACCAACGATCCTTTTTAAATCTCAGGGAAGACGAATTAGAGGAACGTATTGAACAAGCAATTCAGCAATCGTTAGAACCTGTAATTGCTAAGCGGAACGTTTCCTTCTCATCATTATTACAAGAAGTTGAATTTTCAAGGCTCAAACGTTTAGTTTATGCTTGTCTACACTGGGAAAGACTGCGCCCATCTTTCGAGATCGAAGCATTGGAACAAGAATTTATGATTCATTTAGCAGGAATGGACTTTCGCGTTCGTGTTGATAGGCTCGACAAAGTCGAGGAGGGTAAAAAATGGGTTATCGATTACAAAAGCAGTTTTCCCCAAAGTCTTCCCTGGAAAGAGGAACGACCCAAAGAACCTCAGCTTTTACTTTATGCTTTATTGGATGAAACCATCAATGCACTCTTATTTGCCCAATTAAAAACAGGCCAATTTAGCTGTAAAGGATTAAGTGAACAAAATCATAATTTACCAGGTCTAACCCCTATCAAAAAAGATGAACATTGGGCTGAGTACAGGGAATCTTGGAAGGTTCAATTGCAACAATTAGCAACCGAATTCAGCCAGGGCTACTGCCCACCACTGCCAGTAAGCGTCTCAGTTTGTCAGCAATGCCATTTTCAAAATTTGTGTCGACTAGAAAAACCTGCTTAG
- a CDS encoding TIGR01777 family oxidoreductase, whose protein sequence is MNILIAGASGFIGHNLINALRLKHTITALGRNEDKLKKCFPKKIKVCTWEKLADLDPHSFDAVINLSGYNISGSRWSEKVKQKIINSRVSTTTDLINWAMNQKAKPHFYCANAVGIYGMQNNDDPKAFDETSLINFNQPHDILSEICIRWQNALQPAIDYGIPVTITRFGVVLKKGEGMLKKLFPSFYMGLGATLGDGKQIISWVHIDDVIGAYLFLLDNPQLTGSFNITAPIPVSQAQFARTLAKAMHRPLFLTIPPVVVKTLFGEMGECLLLKGQRVVPKRLVDSGYQFHYPELTTALAHEFE, encoded by the coding sequence ATGAATATATTGATTGCAGGAGCCAGTGGGTTTATTGGCCATAATTTAATTAATGCCCTCCGTTTAAAGCATACGATTACCGCTCTTGGACGAAACGAAGACAAATTAAAAAAATGCTTCCCAAAAAAGATAAAAGTTTGCACATGGGAAAAACTAGCGGATTTAGATCCTCACTCTTTCGATGCGGTCATTAACCTCTCCGGCTATAACATTAGCGGGTCTCGCTGGAGTGAGAAAGTTAAACAGAAAATTATTAACTCACGTGTCAGTACAACCACCGATTTAATCAATTGGGCCATGAACCAAAAAGCAAAACCCCATTTTTACTGCGCAAATGCTGTGGGGATTTACGGGATGCAAAATAATGATGATCCTAAGGCTTTTGATGAAACTAGTCTAATTAATTTTAACCAACCTCACGACATCCTCAGTGAGATCTGTATTCGTTGGCAAAACGCACTCCAACCGGCCATCGATTATGGCATACCTGTCACTATCACCCGTTTTGGCGTTGTACTAAAAAAAGGAGAAGGAATGCTCAAGAAGCTTTTCCCCAGTTTTTATATGGGCTTAGGGGCTACTCTGGGTGATGGCAAGCAAATAATTTCTTGGGTGCATATCGATGATGTCATAGGTGCTTACTTATTTTTATTAGATAATCCACAACTCACTGGCTCATTTAATATCACGGCTCCTATACCAGTTAGCCAAGCGCAATTTGCACGCACACTAGCCAAAGCCATGCATCGTCCTTTGTTCCTGACAATTCCCCCTGTTGTTGTAAAGACTTTATTCGGAGAAATGGGCGAATGCTTGTTGCTTAAAGGACAGCGCGTTGTGCCGAAACGGCTTGTGGATTCAGGTTATCAATTTCATTATCCGGAGTTAACAACTGCCTTAGCTCATGAATTTGAATAA